The Spiroplasma clarkii genome has a window encoding:
- a CDS encoding MBL fold metallo-hydrolase: protein MEIKTFSNQDFYETNAYLIVKDKKAILIDCANQASEILKYLQTNKIELTHILITHGHYNHILGLEVIKEQFASAAVFIGQRDIICLYDCRANLSYKTGAEWEIKNEVENVVPITKDSLINIDGIEFRLDLIGGYTRGSIIYKLMAENMIFCGDTIYRTGLDHHWTDLKKCPNRKLKKSIRFIYKNFNDDCLIFPGHGEAGFTLGEVKNNNIIANKLAKYVSK, encoded by the coding sequence ATGGAAATAAAAACTTTTTCAAATCAGGATTTTTATGAAACAAATGCTTACTTGATAGTCAAAGATAAAAAAGCAATTTTAATTGATTGTGCAAATCAAGCAAGTGAAATTTTAAAGTATTTGCAAACAAATAAAATAGAGTTAACTCATATTTTAATAACTCATGGTCACTACAACCATATCCTTGGTTTAGAAGTTATTAAAGAACAGTTTGCCTCTGCTGCAGTTTTTATTGGTCAAAGAGACATCATTTGTTTATATGATTGTCGAGCTAATTTAAGTTATAAAACTGGAGCAGAATGAGAAATCAAAAATGAAGTTGAAAATGTTGTACCCATTACAAAAGATTCACTAATAAATATTGATGGAATTGAATTTAGACTTGATTTAATTGGTGGTTATACTAGAGGGTCAATTATTTATAAATTGATGGCTGAAAATATGATTTTTTGTGGAGACACCATCTATAGAACTGGACTTGACCACCATTGAACTGATTTGAAAAAATGTCCAAACCGAAAGTTAAAAAAATCAATTAGGTTTATTTACAAAAACTTTAATGATGATTGTTTAATTTTTCCTGGACATGGTGAAGCTGGGTTTACACTTGGTGAAGTTAAAAATAATAACATCATTGCAAATAAATTAGCAAAATATGTAAGTAAATAA
- a CDS encoding GNAT family N-acetyltransferase has protein sequence MRITFDNPKLTDLDDLYQVEITAFPINETLSKVSYEERIKKISDSMIVARNENNQVIGFVVGISSPERYLSDEYFFSTKPNSPSDPNFCIVGLAIAPKYQQYKIGSELLTKFLKLAKSLKKQLVSLTCEEKLIKFYEKFGFVNEGVSKSKFADLVWYDMVYTI, from the coding sequence ATGAGAATAACCTTTGATAATCCAAAGTTAACAGATTTAGATGATCTTTATCAAGTTGAAATAACTGCATTCCCAATTAATGAAACATTAAGTAAGGTTTCATATGAAGAACGTATTAAAAAAATTAGTGATTCAATGATTGTTGCTCGAAACGAAAACAATCAAGTTATTGGATTTGTGGTTGGCATAAGCTCACCAGAAAGATATTTATCCGATGAATATTTTTTTAGTACAAAACCAAATTCACCTAGCGACCCCAACTTCTGTATTGTTGGTTTGGCAATAGCACCAAAATACCAACAGTATAAAATTGGCTCTGAACTTTTAACCAAGTTTTTAAAATTAGCTAAAAGTTTAAAAAAACAATTAGTTTCTTTAACCTGTGAAGAAAAGTTAATTAAGTTCTATGAAAAATTTGGTTTTGTAAATGAAGGAGTTTCTAAATCAAAATTTGCAGACCTAGTTTGATATGACATGGTCTATACAATTTAA